In a genomic window of Maridesulfovibrio ferrireducens:
- a CDS encoding flagellar hook assembly protein FlgD: MSISGVSYTTANSTTVAEDNLSSSSSLSQVDFMTLLTTQMEYQDPTNPVDNTEMINQMTAYSSLDEQTQTNESLNTIIDQLSSLSAVSSSSYLGQDVMAAGGVVEVEDGVASDVTLNLDEDAALLSINIYNSGGSIVDTREFSNVSASESLYGQAELNPSGKLSTDGDYYLVATAYDENGSSIDVSLSSIGTVKSINQENSGTLLILDDGREVSIADVTLVS; encoded by the coding sequence ATGAGCATCTCAGGTGTTAGTTACACAACGGCAAATTCAACCACTGTTGCAGAGGACAATTTAAGCAGCAGCTCCAGCCTCAGTCAGGTTGATTTTATGACACTTCTTACCACTCAGATGGAATATCAGGACCCCACTAATCCGGTTGATAACACTGAAATGATTAACCAGATGACAGCGTATTCATCGCTGGATGAACAGACTCAAACTAATGAAAGTTTAAATACTATTATTGATCAGCTTAGTTCTCTTTCTGCCGTTAGCAGCTCCAGTTATCTCGGGCAGGATGTTATGGCCGCTGGAGGTGTTGTTGAAGTGGAAGATGGTGTTGCTTCAGATGTGACGCTTAATCTTGATGAAGATGCAGCTCTTCTCAGCATCAATATCTATAATTCGGGTGGAAGTATTGTGGACACAAGAGAGTTCTCAAATGTTTCTGCGAGTGAATCTCTGTATGGGCAGGCTGAACTTAATCCCAGTGGAAAACTCTCGACTGACGGGGATTATTATCTTGTTGCCACTGCTTACGATGAAAACGGTAGCAGTATAGATGTTTCACTTTCGTCCATCGGAACTGTGAAAAGTATCAATCAAGAAAATTCAGGAACGCTG